A region from the Triticum aestivum cultivar Chinese Spring chromosome 3D, IWGSC CS RefSeq v2.1, whole genome shotgun sequence genome encodes:
- the LOC123080539 gene encoding ubiquitin thioesterase otubain-like: MSQGSPAATGSGSGTAEPAHGQPGDSSSNAAAAAASSSLPPLPPAAPLQRPREERDGKQAGGSSSAAAGVDRKGKNLPSAPAVPSSESSSSSSGGSSPEDADAAASGARPFDSTVVFQQLVREQTAIKEAGGPLAEGAGKKKKPEEAQVKSSHVIAELWHNLIKFFLGEEWHYSEHVNYQTHPITEVRKYYRVPDLATGQGVDHLDAYSEFRRVTGDGECFYRSFIFSYLEQVLDRQDTHEEQRLLDAVKRVSVQHADLGWTSKFPRSYRAFKKLIKKLKRWKRHGMWKWNSITSTSSYRKEKLLEFFRSYDTTQDILTFLRLVVAIWICSHAEEYEQRVPDLSEHYSLKDWCFEHVTPSREYTDHVMMTALAEALEVPLRVEQLNGGPAHDIYTAPGPGVPLVSVTLLYTGIHYDVLYPSAAPAES; the protein is encoded by the exons ATGAGCCAAGGTTCTCCCGCCGCGACGGGGTCCGGTTCAGGGACAGCAGAACCGGCCCATGGGCAGCCCGGGGACTCCTcctccaacgccgccgccgccgccgcctcctcctcgctgCCGCCTCTCCCCCCTGCAGCGCCCCTCCAGCGGCCCCGAGAAGAGCGGGACGGCAAGCAGGCAGGAGGCTCGAGCTCCGCCGCGGCGGGGGTCGACCGGAAGGGCAAGAATCTCCCCTCCGCACCCGCAGTTCCTTCTTCGGAGTCTTCATCTTCGAGCTCCGGGGGCAGCAGCCCCGAGGACGCCGACGCCGCGGCCTCCGGAGCCCGGCCGTTCGACAGCACTGTGGTGTTCCAGCAGCTGGTACGGGAGCAGACGGCCATCAAGGAGGCGGGCGGGCCGTTGGCCGAGGGGGCGGGCAAGAAGAAGAAGCCGGAGGAGGCGCAG GTGAAATCGTCGCACGTCATAGCGGAGCTCTGGCACAATCTTATAAAG TTTTTTCTTGGAGAAGAATGGCACTATTCAGAACATGTGAATTACCAG ACACATCCCATCACTGAAGTCAGAAAGTATTATCGGGTTCCTGATTTGGCTACGGGACAAGGAGTGGACCATCTTGATGCCTATTCAGAATTTAGACGGGTGACTGGAGATGGGGAGTGTTTCTACAGGAGCTTCATATTTTCCTACCTT GAGCAAGTTCTTGATAGGCAGGACACACATGAGGAACAGCGTCTGCTTGATGCTGTTAAAAGAGTGTCTGTGCAACATGCAGATCTAGGATGGACCTCTAAATTTCCCAGGAGCTACAGA GCATTTAAGAAGCTGATTAAGAAATTAAAGAGATGGAAGAGGCACGGCATGTGGAAGTGGAACAGCATAACATCAACTAGCAG CTACCGTAAAGAGAAACTTCTCGAGTTCTTCAGAAGTTACGATACGACGCAAGACA TTCTTACTTTCCTCAGATTAGTAGTAGCCATCTGGATATGCTCGCACGCAGAGGAGTATGAACAGCGTGTACCAGACCTCAGTGAACATTACAGTCTGAAAGAT TGGTGCTTTGAGCACGTCACTCCATCTCGTGAGTACACGGACCATGTTATGATGACGGCCTTGGCCGAAGCGCTTGAGGTACCCCTTAGAGTGGAGCAACTCAATGGAGGACCTGCTCACGATATCTACACTGCTCCTGGACCTGGAGTTCCCCTTGTGAGTGTGACCCTTCTGTACACGGGCATTCACTACGACGTCCTCTACCCAAGCGCTGCTCCTGCCGAGAGTTGA